A stretch of the Longimicrobiaceae bacterium genome encodes the following:
- a CDS encoding type II toxin-antitoxin system PemK/MazF family toxin produces MVRELSPVEGSEQAGLRPALVVLRDELNRTGMCMVVPGTTRLKNRPGRVTLPHGEGGVERETYLLCDQLRTVDSVRMRRRCGNVDARYLGQVLTIVRYFLTVP; encoded by the coding sequence TTGGTACGTGAACTCTCGCCGGTGGAGGGAAGCGAGCAGGCAGGGCTGCGGCCGGCCCTGGTCGTCTTGCGCGACGAGTTGAATCGCACCGGCATGTGCATGGTGGTCCCGGGAACCACCCGGCTGAAGAACCGGCCGGGCCGTGTCACCCTCCCGCACGGCGAGGGCGGCGTGGAGCGCGAGACCTACCTGCTCTGTGATCAGCTGCGGACCGTGGACTCGGTCCGGATGCGGCGGAGGTGCGGCAACGTCGACGCCAGGTACCTGGGCCAAGTGCTAACGATCGTCAGGTACTTCCTCACCGTACCTTGA